ACGCGCCACAGCCCCACCATTATCAACGCTGCTTACTACACCCATTTTTTTTGGGATGGAAGGGTAGACTCTCTTGAGGAACAGTGTAAAGGACCTATTGCCAACACCAAAGAGATGGCAGCGCTTAAAGATGCCCATGAAGCCCATAGAGAGTGCGTCAATAAGGTGAAGTCGATTGCAGGCTATCAACCCCTGTTTAAAAAAGCTTTCGGGGTGGATCAGCCTACCATGGAGGAGATCGCACAGGCAATAGCAACGTTTGAGAGGACGATCCTATCGGGAAACTCTCCCTACGATCGCTACAAGGCCGGAGACTCTTCAGCGCTTACTGCCGAAGAGATCAGGGGTATGGCAATATACAAAAAAACCGGCTGTGTCAACTGCCACGGAGGGTTTAATTTCGCAGACGACCGCTTTCATAATATTGGTGTGGGCATGGATCAAAAAGATCCTGATCCGGGCCGCTCTGCAATCACCGGCAACCCCAAAGATTTCGGAGCCTTCAAAACTCCGACGCTCAGGGATACAGCGAACGCTTCCCCCTACATGCACGACGGAAGCTTAAAAACGCTCGAGGCTGTGGTGGAGTTTTACGATAAGGGAGGCGTTCCCAACAAGAACTTGCATCCCCTG
This genomic window from Estrella lausannensis contains:
- a CDS encoding cytochrome-c peroxidase, with the translated sequence MVLSRTFVVFPLALLSLLNLGTLRSSELEEKPPAEPLGLKPVPWPKDNPYSASKAELGRLLYFDKRLSADGTVSCATCHKRECGFSDCKEIAVGINGHKGTRHSPTIINAAYYTHFFWDGRVDSLEEQCKGPIANTKEMAALKDAHEAHRECVNKVKSIAGYQPLFKKAFGVDQPTMEEIAQAIATFERTILSGNSPYDRYKAGDSSALTAEEIRGMAIYKKTGCVNCHGGFNFADDRFHNIGVGMDQKDPDPGRSAITGNPKDFGAFKTPTLRDTANASPYMHDGSLKTLEAVVEFYDKGGVPNKNLHPLIRPLHLSKEEKEALVSFLKALSGEGWQHVQEPGSFPQ